A region of the Stieleria neptunia genome:
AATTCGTCGATGGCGGACGTGTTCAGGATGACGCTCCGCTGGGCGGGGGCGTTGATGTCCCTGATGCGGTTGATTGACATCGGTACGTGCATCGACGGCCTGTCAAGCGTTGCGCGGGTTCGCGAGGGAGGGCTGGAACCGACCACGCGACTGTCCACCAAGAGTCCATCAAAGAAAGCAATCTGTAGTGGTGGCGCAACGCCCATTGTTGAAAGCTACCGCGTGGCGACAGTCCCTAGTGCTCGTGAATTCAATCTTCATCTGCGTTGCCCTTGTTGGATCGAAAAGTGGACCTTTAATGGGTCGGACCAACCAAGCGCCTTGGCGGGTTTGATGACGCGTGCTTCGGAGTTCAACTTCCGAGGCAGAGCGTGCGACGACGGGCTTTCCAGATATTCACAAACACTCGACGCGGTCGAGGCAAACTTGCAGTGTTCTTTCCAGTGTAGATCAATAGGTGCTTTATGAAATATTCATCAAAAAAGTTTCGGTTTCTGACGCTCGCGGCGGTGATCGTCGTGAGTTCGTGGGTGACGACATCGGACGCGAAAGCGGGTGTTGTTTTCAATCAGATTGCGGACCCCTTCGTTCCGGTGACTGTTGCTGGCGGTACCGGTGGTGTTTCACAGTTCGACACAAGTGTTCCAGCCAGTACTGACGATAATGATCCCAGGCAGGACTTTAGCACTTTTTTCGACAACTTTTCCTTTTCGCAGGATTTGACTGTCACCTCATTCAGTTGGTTGGGCTTTTACAAGAACAACGAACCTCCAGGTGTGACGATCTTTCCTGCCGAGAAGTTTACGATCAGTATTTTCGCCAACGACACGACGACGGGCCCCTTCTCGAACCAACCTGCTGACACCGCTTTGTACTCGTTCGACGTGGGGACGGCATCCGAGACGCTGCTTCAGCCCGGTTACTATCAATACTCGGCCGACGTCACACCATTCGCGATCACGGGCGGAGAGACGTATTGGTTCTCGGTCGTCGCCACGTTGCCTTATCAATTCGATCCGACAGATCCCGCACTGGGAAACGTCTGGGCGATACCATTCTCCAGTTCTACGGTTGGCGATGGCGTCTCCATTGAGCACTACGCGGAATTGGTGGGTGATACGATTAGCAAGACAGAATACACCTCTGATCTCGCGTTTAGCGTGTCGGCGGTTCCCGAGCCGAGCAGTCTGCTGGCATTTGCGGCGATCGGCTTGGTCACAGGACTGCGTCGTCGTCGGCGGCGAATCTGAACGGCGAAAGGTGGCCGACGGGAATAAGTTTTCTGTGTCGTCTATCTTGCCAAAAATTGTCCGTAGCCCTAAAGTTAGACCGATTCATCATCCGAGGACCTCAAGTATGAATAAGCTGAAAATTGGAACGTGTGTTGGACTCTGTGTTTTGCTGATCGGCAGCGCGGCTGCCGTTGCGATGGCACCGGTGCCGGCCACGGAAATGTTGGACCTGGCGGAGGCCGTTTCCCCGAGCGAAAGTGGCATCGACGTCGCTGAGACGGAATTGCTGCAAGATTGGGAATTCACGGCGCGTCGGGCTCGATGCCGAATCATCTCACCCGGCGGATTCTGATTCTTCCGGGAAGAGTCCCGTCAATTTCTTAGCATTCTGGTTCGCGGGCGGCGAACCGTCTTGCCTTGCGAACTCGAAATCGAGTTCGCAAATTTCAAATCAAAGATCTCGGATTTGAAATATGTCCCGGTAGCGGAGCGGCTGGGAGCGCGCTGGTGTCCAGGCTTAGGCGGCCGCTTTTCGGAGTAGGATGGCCCTTCCGGGCCGTCGTCCGTGGGGCTCTCCTCGACGACCTGGGAAGGACGTCGTACAACGGATTCGCTGATCGCGTCACACTCCACCGACGACCTAGAAAGGACGTCGTACAACGATTGGGCGGACAATTCAGTTCAGTGAATGCGTCGGGGCGTATCGGGGAGTCCTCTCAAGCCGTCATTGAGGCGTTGCTGCTGGGGATGGTGTTGTGTTCACCTTGGCCCTTCGGGTCCGCAGGGGCAAGCGCCGAGTTCTTCTTGTTCTGTGGCCTCGCGTGCGCGTTGCTGGTGTTCTCCGTCTGGCTGATGTTCGGGGCCAGGCCTGGATGGAGGGCCGGATGGTCGGGGCGACTGGTCTTGGTCGGCATGCTGGGTCTGGCGGCCGTCGCCGGACTGCATTTGATCCCGCTTCCTGAATGGGCCATCGCCCAACTCGCACCCGGTGTCTCGACCTGGACGGCGGACCATGGTTCGGCGGCCTCTCTTTCTGGTCAGCACACTCTCGCTGCTGACGCTGCGTCCGCTTGGTTCGCGGGCTCGAAGCTCGGGCTGAATGCAGGCGGCAGTTTCCAGTTCCTGATTCGATACCTTGCCGCGGCCTGTCTGTTCGGCATGGTGTGTTGCTTTCAGTCGCCCGAACGGAGTTTGCGGCGTCTGAGCATCACGGCCGTCATCGTTGCCTCGGCGCTTGCGGTATTCGGGATCGCTCAGCACTTCGGATCCCACGACGGGCTGGCCTATTGGACGTACGAGATCCCAGGCGGATTGGGGTTTGGTCCGTTCGTCAATCGCAACCATTTTCCATTCTTCATGAATCTGGGGCTCGGCTTGACCCTCGGATTGTTGATGGAACGGTTGGAGAAGATGGGGCGGCATTGGCACCGGTTGCTGCTCGCCGACGGCGTCGCGACTTGGTTGTTGGTCGCGTTGATCTTTATCATTGCCAGTCTGATCGTCTGCGTCTCGCGTGGCGGTGTGTTGTCGGCGGTCGTCGCGATCACCGTGGTGTTGTTGTTGCGGCTGAGCGTCGGCGGAGTCAAACGCTGGCTGGTTTTGGGCGTTGCCGTCGCGGCGGCCACCACGCTGCTGTTGCTTTGGGTCGGATTCGATTTCTATGAATCCCGTCTGAACATGCTCGCCGACTCCGATCGCTACTCCAGCGACGGGCGATGGATTCTGTGGAAGGCGGCATTGTCTAGCGTTCCCGAGTTTCCCTGGTTCGGATCTGGTGGCGAAACGTATCGTTACTGGGAAACGATTCAGATGACCGGGGATCCGCAGTGGACCAGCGAAACGAACAAGTCCATCCGGGCTGACAATGAGTTTCTGGATGTCTTGAACGAGTACGGCATTGTGGGCCTGCTGTCGCTGGTTTTGATGGCCGGTGTGGTCGTGTACCAAATCGCCATCGGGGCACGTCGCAGTGCATTGTCGGCAGGAGCGTGCATCGGATTGCTGGCCGTGCTGCTGCACAGCCTGGTCGACTTCGGTTTACGCGTTCCGGCGACGGGGATGTTCGCGGTGATCGTTACCGCACTGCTTTGCTGCCAACGCGTTGGTTCACGGGAGCGTCGACGGCAAACGCAACCTGCCAAAGACCGACCGATGCCGGCGTTTGCCAACGCCGTTGCCCGTCTGGGGGTGAACGTCACCGCGTTGACTGTGATCGGGTTCACCTTTTTCGCTCTCTACACCAAGCGTCGTTA
Encoded here:
- a CDS encoding PEP-CTERM sorting domain-containing protein (PEP-CTERM proteins occur, often in large numbers, in the proteomes of bacteria that also encode an exosortase, a predicted intramembrane cysteine proteinase. The presence of a PEP-CTERM domain at a protein's C-terminus predicts cleavage within the sorting domain, followed by covalent anchoring to some some component of the (usually Gram-negative) cell surface. Many PEP-CTERM proteins exhibit an unusual sequence composition that includes large numbers of potential glycosylation sites. Expression of one such protein has been shown restore the ability of a bacterium to form floc, a type of biofilm.) is translated as MTIFPAEKFTISIFANDTTTGPFSNQPADTALYSFDVGTASETLLQPGYYQYSADVTPFAITGGETYWFSVVATLPYQFDPTDPALGNVWAIPFSSSTVGDGVSIEHYAELVGDTISKTEYTSDLAFSVSAVPEPSSLLAFAAIGLVTGLRRRRRRI
- a CDS encoding O-antigen ligase family protein produces the protein MFCGLACALLVFSVWLMFGARPGWRAGWSGRLVLVGMLGLAAVAGLHLIPLPEWAIAQLAPGVSTWTADHGSAASLSGQHTLAADAASAWFAGSKLGLNAGGSFQFLIRYLAAACLFGMVCCFQSPERSLRRLSITAVIVASALAVFGIAQHFGSHDGLAYWTYEIPGGLGFGPFVNRNHFPFFMNLGLGLTLGLLMERLEKMGRHWHRLLLADGVATWLLVALIFIIASLIVCVSRGGVLSAVVAITVVLLLRLSVGGVKRWLVLGVAVAAATTLLLLWVGFDFYESRLNMLADSDRYSSDGRWILWKAALSSVPEFPWFGSGGETYRYWETIQMTGDPQWTSETNKSIRADNEFLDVLNEYGIVGLLSLVLMAGVVVYQIAIGARRSALSAGACIGLLAVLLHSLVDFGLRVPATGMFAVIVTALLCCQRVGSRERRRQTQPAKDRPMPAFANAVARLGVNVTALTVIGFTFFALYTKRRYHLAERFSIAAVERMDQSMPKQSLENMVSAAKLTPEDITRQLQVAKASQLAMDRLDSPAAKEVLVDLINEHSIIAMKLCPLAWEPSVWLANYGRHQTNDQERLDDLRWARTLHPGDPNLAFLTGKLALDQAGVSEAVEHWNESLTYSTKYLHGILSVAETVLSHDEIIERLLPADPVVTLEATLAFDRKNDSDARDQCARRTLELLATPSATKRRLEEGTLHEMQSRCYGILGKSDEAIHSLRLALNHDPTKVVWRIRLAQRLLESRQLDEAIREVRIVLTLDPNAREALELQKQLSVLRASSSPSG